The Rhodococcus sp. X156 genome window below encodes:
- a CDS encoding MarR family transcriptional regulator: MPDDVPAEVAEDVRGWPTGRLLSTAARLVEHSWEAQLARHGLTHAGMIALHSLRSGPLSQRELARACRVTDQTISRTVERLERAQLLTRTLDPADERRQLVRLTDAGRAVHEQVVAAQHADAVLAGAVSDHEALRALLVELVTALGGRAARP; this comes from the coding sequence ATGCCGGACGACGTGCCTGCGGAGGTGGCTGAGGACGTGCGGGGCTGGCCCACCGGGCGGCTGCTCTCCACCGCGGCCCGGCTGGTGGAGCACTCGTGGGAGGCCCAGCTGGCCCGGCACGGGCTCACCCACGCCGGCATGATCGCGCTGCACAGCCTGCGCTCCGGCCCGTTGTCCCAGCGCGAGCTGGCGCGGGCCTGCCGGGTGACCGACCAGACCATCAGCCGCACGGTGGAGCGCCTCGAGCGCGCCCAGCTGCTCACCCGCACCCTCGATCCCGCCGACGAGCGGCGTCAGCTGGTGCGTCTCACCGACGCTGGTCGTGCCGTGCACGAGCAGGTGGTGGCCGCGCAGCACGCCGACGCCGTGCTGGCCGGCGCGGTCTCCGACCACGAGGCCCTGCGAGCACTGCTGGTCGAGCTGGTCACCGCACTGGGAGGACGCGCCGCACGTCCGTGA
- a CDS encoding PfkB family carbohydrate kinase, which yields MTRLDEQARPVVVVVGAINVDMVVRADRLPGPGETVVGPRMHRHGGGKGANAAVAAARAGAVVRLVGAVGDDDSGTAATADLAAEGVDVSGVVVIPEQSTGVALIVVDAAGENQIAVGAGANVFMTARDVDGALRRALTGADCVLVSTEISPAVLTHAVELAVAAGVRCVLNPAPVTAEVVELLALGPVLTPNTTEGAQLAAMLGSPAPERTAAEAEPPPRVHAAELAAGAIVGRSGAACVVTLGGEGVFVLEPGVAGTHLPARPADVRDTTGAGDTFNGVLATRLAAGDPLATAVHTAVTAAALAVTAVGARAGMPDAVALATALQQHPVHR from the coding sequence ATGACGAGGCTCGACGAGCAGGCTCGGCCTGTGGTGGTGGTGGTCGGCGCCATCAACGTGGACATGGTGGTGAGGGCTGATCGGCTGCCCGGGCCGGGGGAGACCGTGGTGGGTCCGCGCATGCACCGCCACGGTGGCGGCAAGGGCGCCAACGCGGCCGTGGCGGCGGCCCGCGCGGGTGCAGTGGTGCGGCTGGTGGGTGCGGTGGGCGACGACGACAGTGGCACCGCGGCCACCGCCGACCTGGCGGCCGAGGGCGTCGACGTGAGCGGCGTGGTGGTGATCCCGGAGCAGTCCACCGGGGTCGCGCTGATCGTGGTGGACGCGGCGGGGGAGAACCAGATCGCGGTGGGCGCCGGGGCCAACGTGTTCATGACCGCCCGAGACGTGGACGGCGCGCTGCGCCGGGCGCTGACCGGGGCCGACTGCGTGCTGGTGTCCACCGAGATCAGCCCCGCCGTGCTCACCCACGCCGTCGAGCTGGCCGTCGCGGCGGGGGTGCGCTGCGTGCTCAACCCCGCACCGGTGACGGCGGAGGTGGTGGAGCTGCTCGCGCTGGGCCCGGTGCTCACGCCCAACACCACCGAGGGTGCGCAGCTGGCGGCGATGCTGGGCAGCCCGGCACCGGAGCGCACCGCCGCGGAGGCGGAGCCGCCACCACGCGTGCACGCCGCCGAGCTCGCGGCCGGGGCCATCGTGGGCCGCTCGGGGGCTGCCTGCGTGGTCACCCTGGGTGGGGAGGGCGTGTTCGTGCTCGAGCCCGGCGTGGCCGGCACGCACCTGCCGGCCCGGCCAGCCGACGTCCGTGACACCACCGGCGCGGGGGACACCTTCAACGGCGTGCTCGCCACCCGCCTGGCCGCCGGCGACCCGCTGGCCACTGCGGTGCACACCGCCGTCACCGCGGCCGCGCTCGCGGTGACGGCGGTGGGCGCCCGCGCCGGGATGCCCGACGCGGTGGCGCTGGCGACGGCCCTCCAGCAGCACCCGGTCCACCGCTGA
- a CDS encoding efflux RND transporter permease subunit — MHSKPARSRRTLRWLIPALLLLVWIVIGGIGGPFAGKLGEVQQNDNTSFLPAEAESTQVAEAQRAFSDNQLIPAVVIAENNAGITPEDTAYLTRVTASLSGTEGIVQPPSPPILSPDGKAVEVIVGVDSTKDPAETVTSIRDALAVDTPPGLSVYVTGPAGQAADLTEAFSGIDGTLLMVAGAVVIVILLVVYRSPLLPLIVVVSAVLALALASALVYLLAKNDVITLNGQSQGILFILVFGAATDYALLLVARYREELQGEGNRFEAMGRAMRGVIEPILASGGTVILGVLCLLFSELNSNRGLGPVAAIGIATSLLASLTFLPAALVLVGRSVFWPARPKQGPRQESGAWWRLADYVSAHRVTVSVATGLLLLVFAAFLPQLKSSGVAQSDVFLNQAESVEGEDVLSAHFPAGSGSPTIIIAKADRAAAVIDAVRTVPGVSQQVAEVGESGQPGGPAKVVDGTVQIQVTLADAPDSEAATATVERIRAAVHPIPGADALVGGTTATQLDTQTTSERDRTVIIPIVLLVVFLVLAVLLRAIVAPLLLIGTVVLSFAATLGVSALLFNHVFDFPGSDPVVPLFGFVFLVALGVDYNIFLMTRVREESLRVGTRDGIRRGLAVTGGVITSAGIVLAATFGSLAVLPILFLAQLAFIVAFGVLLDTLIVRSLLVPALAEIIGPKVWWPSKLASSQPPAEPEPALAERSRG; from the coding sequence ATGCACAGCAAGCCGGCCCGCTCGAGGCGGACCCTACGATGGCTGATCCCCGCACTGCTCCTGCTGGTGTGGATCGTGATCGGCGGCATCGGCGGTCCCTTCGCCGGCAAGCTGGGCGAGGTGCAGCAGAACGACAACACGTCGTTCCTGCCCGCCGAGGCCGAGTCCACCCAGGTGGCGGAGGCCCAGCGGGCCTTCAGCGACAACCAGCTGATTCCCGCCGTGGTCATCGCGGAGAACAACGCGGGCATCACCCCCGAGGACACCGCATACCTCACCCGGGTCACCGCCTCCCTGAGTGGCACCGAGGGCATCGTGCAGCCGCCGTCCCCGCCGATCCTCTCCCCCGACGGCAAGGCCGTCGAGGTGATCGTCGGCGTCGACTCCACCAAGGACCCGGCCGAGACGGTCACCTCCATCCGGGACGCCCTGGCCGTGGACACCCCACCCGGGCTGTCGGTGTACGTCACCGGTCCCGCCGGCCAGGCCGCCGACCTCACCGAGGCCTTCAGCGGCATCGACGGCACCCTGCTGATGGTCGCCGGGGCGGTGGTCATCGTGATCCTGCTGGTGGTCTACCGCAGCCCGCTGCTGCCGCTGATCGTGGTGGTCTCCGCGGTGCTCGCCCTCGCCCTGGCCAGCGCGCTGGTGTACCTGCTCGCCAAGAACGACGTCATCACCCTCAACGGCCAGAGCCAGGGCATCTTGTTCATCCTGGTCTTCGGCGCCGCCACCGACTACGCCCTGCTCCTGGTCGCGCGCTACCGCGAGGAGCTGCAGGGCGAGGGCAACCGGTTCGAGGCGATGGGCCGCGCCATGCGCGGGGTGATCGAGCCGATCCTGGCCTCCGGCGGCACCGTGATCCTCGGTGTGCTGTGCCTGCTGTTCTCCGAGCTCAACTCCAACCGCGGGCTGGGCCCGGTGGCCGCCATCGGCATCGCCACCTCGCTGCTGGCCTCGCTGACCTTCCTGCCCGCCGCCCTGGTGCTCGTCGGGCGCAGCGTCTTCTGGCCGGCCCGACCCAAGCAGGGGCCGCGCCAGGAGTCCGGCGCCTGGTGGCGCCTGGCCGACTACGTCAGCGCCCACCGCGTCACCGTCTCGGTGGCCACCGGGCTGCTCCTGCTGGTCTTCGCCGCGTTCCTGCCCCAGCTGAAGTCCAGCGGGGTGGCGCAGTCCGACGTCTTCCTGAACCAGGCGGAGTCGGTGGAGGGCGAGGACGTGCTCAGCGCCCACTTCCCGGCCGGGTCGGGCTCACCCACCATCATCATCGCCAAGGCCGACCGGGCCGCCGCCGTGATCGACGCGGTGCGCACCGTGCCGGGGGTGAGCCAGCAGGTCGCCGAGGTCGGCGAGTCCGGCCAGCCCGGTGGTCCGGCCAAGGTGGTGGACGGCACCGTGCAGATCCAGGTGACCCTGGCCGACGCGCCCGACTCCGAGGCGGCCACCGCGACGGTGGAGCGCATCCGGGCGGCCGTGCACCCGATCCCGGGCGCCGACGCGCTGGTCGGGGGCACCACCGCCACCCAGCTGGACACCCAGACCACCTCCGAGCGCGACCGCACGGTGATCATCCCGATCGTGCTGCTGGTGGTGTTCCTGGTGCTGGCCGTGCTGCTGCGGGCCATCGTGGCGCCGCTGCTGCTCATCGGCACGGTGGTGCTGTCCTTCGCCGCCACCCTGGGTGTCTCGGCCCTGCTGTTCAACCACGTCTTCGACTTCCCCGGCTCCGACCCGGTGGTGCCGCTGTTCGGATTCGTCTTCCTGGTGGCGCTGGGGGTGGACTACAACATCTTCCTGATGACGCGGGTGCGGGAGGAGTCGCTGCGGGTGGGCACCCGGGACGGCATTCGCCGGGGGCTGGCGGTCACCGGCGGCGTGATCACCTCCGCCGGGATCGTGCTGGCGGCCACCTTCGGCTCGCTGGCGGTGCTGCCCATCCTGTTCCTGGCGCAGCTCGCCTTCATCGTGGCCTTCGGCGTGCTGCTGGACACCCTGATCGTCCGCTCGCTGCTGGTTCCCGCGCTGGCGGAGATCATCGGCCCCAAGGTGTGGTGGCCGTCCAAGCTGGCCAGCTCCCAGCCGCCGGCCGAGCCGGAGCCGGCGCTGGCCGAGCGGTCCCGCGGCTGA
- a CDS encoding TVP38/TMEM64 family protein: MRSSGSPGPGSPAGWSRGALLRLALLAVLLLVAVVVALTISLPTTDQARQWAHDLGPSFPLLFVVVHALVTVTPVPRTVFTLAAGVLFGPFSGVVVAVLATTVSAALALVLVRHLGREAVAERLRHGRLHAVDQRLEQRGWLAVASLRLIPVVPFSVLNYCCGVSSVRMRPFLLATLVGVVPGTVAAVLLGDAMTGRTSPALLGISLACGAIGVLGLLLDRRTPLAAASPDSTSPHR; the protein is encoded by the coding sequence GTGCGCAGCAGCGGTTCCCCAGGTCCCGGCTCCCCCGCCGGGTGGTCCCGCGGCGCACTGCTGAGGCTCGCGCTGCTGGCGGTGCTGCTGCTGGTCGCGGTGGTGGTGGCGCTGACCATCTCGCTGCCCACCACCGACCAGGCCCGCCAGTGGGCGCACGACCTGGGCCCGTCGTTCCCGCTGCTGTTCGTGGTGGTCCACGCGCTCGTCACCGTCACCCCGGTTCCGCGCACGGTGTTCACCCTGGCCGCAGGTGTGCTGTTCGGGCCGTTCTCCGGGGTGGTGGTAGCCGTGCTGGCCACCACCGTCAGCGCGGCGCTGGCCCTGGTGCTGGTGCGCCACCTCGGCCGGGAAGCAGTGGCCGAGCGGCTGCGCCACGGCCGGCTGCACGCGGTGGACCAGCGGCTGGAGCAGCGGGGATGGCTGGCGGTGGCGTCGTTGCGGCTGATTCCGGTGGTGCCGTTCTCGGTGCTGAACTACTGCTGCGGGGTCTCCTCGGTGCGGATGCGCCCGTTCCTGCTGGCCACCCTGGTGGGCGTGGTGCCCGGGACCGTGGCGGCGGTGCTGCTCGGCGACGCCATGACCGGGCGCACCTCCCCGGCGCTGCTGGGGATCTCGTTGGCCTGCGGCGCGATCGGGGTGCTGGGGCTGCTGCTGGACCGGCGGACGCCCCTCGCGGCCGCCTCACCGGATTCGACAAGCCCGCATCGTTGA
- a CDS encoding 2'-5' RNA ligase family protein has product MAAPEERPPRSGVQTVELLLDAGLDDGVRQLWDRLIAAGQHSQGVRTDSSNRPHVTLAVARHLDSALEPAITAAVAAALPLPLTLGGLLVFPAGRATTLACAVVPSAALLALHAAVSAVVGVHLPHTAPGAWSPHVTLARRVRPEQLGPAVQVLGRAELAGTAAAARRWDGTARREWLLQEPCRPPA; this is encoded by the coding sequence ATGGCCGCACCGGAGGAGCGCCCGCCCCGGTCGGGGGTGCAGACCGTGGAGCTGCTCCTCGACGCGGGCCTGGACGACGGGGTGCGCCAGCTCTGGGACCGGCTGATCGCCGCCGGGCAGCACAGCCAGGGGGTGCGCACGGACAGCTCCAACCGCCCGCACGTCACCCTGGCCGTCGCCCGCCACCTCGACTCCGCGCTGGAGCCGGCGATCACCGCGGCAGTGGCCGCCGCGCTGCCGCTGCCGCTGACGCTGGGCGGGCTGCTGGTGTTTCCGGCGGGGCGGGCGACGACCCTGGCGTGTGCGGTGGTGCCCTCGGCGGCGCTGCTGGCCCTGCACGCCGCGGTGAGCGCGGTGGTGGGGGTGCACCTGCCGCACACCGCTCCCGGCGCGTGGTCCCCGCACGTCACGCTGGCTCGGCGGGTGCGCCCCGAGCAGCTGGGGCCAGCGGTGCAGGTGCTCGGCCGGGCCGAGCTGGCTGGTACCGCCGCGGCGGCCCGCCGCTGGGACGGCACCGCGCGCCGCGAGTGGCTGCTGCAGGAGCCGTGCCGCCCGCCCGCCTGA
- a CDS encoding EAL domain-containing protein has product MGGGPDRSRTRASLRYLETAPHDPDLHQLVTLVAARFAFPVALLTVLDARRGPTIAVASVDVVHVDSETRHTIASVGAQLGSAPGWTALTDEVARTARPLVAGHLVDTGTGVPGMRAYVAAPLWDSTGTVVGTLCLVDTRPRTVTGQQLDELVSMAAVVQRQLERLRTSTRLGPSGVLTDAHELANAVVRGQVVPYYQPVVELSTGEAQAVETLARWVHPTRGVLVPGHFLGLAEDTELVIDLDLAVLGRAAVELAQWRGGYPGLRLSANISAKHFNHPDCVSRLTAAVASVGVPPSAVTLEMTEPALMAAHVGGTSYFAALHEQGFRVLLDAFGGGVGERSQLRSEDVLRLPVDGIKIDRAVCSQLGTRVGDAVVRGLVDLARGQDLHVVISGLETTEQAELAQQLGCTHGQGYLWAPPVPAADFAGLLVAP; this is encoded by the coding sequence ATGGGCGGTGGCCCGGACCGGAGCCGCACCAGGGCGTCGCTGCGCTACCTGGAGACGGCGCCACACGATCCCGACCTGCACCAGCTGGTCACCCTGGTCGCGGCGCGGTTCGCCTTCCCGGTGGCGCTGCTGACCGTCCTGGACGCCCGCCGCGGGCCCACCATCGCCGTGGCCTCGGTGGACGTGGTGCACGTCGACTCCGAGACCCGCCACACCATCGCCTCCGTGGGTGCACAGCTGGGCAGCGCGCCGGGGTGGACGGCGCTCACCGACGAGGTGGCCAGGACGGCCCGCCCGCTGGTCGCCGGGCACCTGGTGGACACCGGCACCGGGGTGCCCGGGATGCGCGCCTACGTCGCGGCCCCGCTGTGGGACAGCACCGGCACGGTGGTGGGCACGCTCTGCCTGGTGGACACCCGCCCGCGCACTGTCACCGGCCAGCAGCTCGACGAGCTGGTGAGCATGGCGGCGGTGGTCCAGCGGCAGCTGGAGCGGCTGCGAACCAGCACCCGGCTGGGCCCGTCTGGCGTGCTCACCGACGCCCACGAGCTCGCCAACGCCGTGGTCCGGGGTCAGGTGGTGCCCTACTACCAGCCGGTGGTGGAGCTGAGCACGGGCGAGGCGCAGGCGGTGGAGACCCTGGCCCGGTGGGTGCACCCCACCCGCGGGGTGCTCGTGCCCGGCCACTTCCTGGGGCTGGCCGAGGACACCGAGCTCGTCATCGACCTCGACCTCGCCGTCCTGGGGCGTGCCGCGGTGGAGCTGGCGCAGTGGCGGGGTGGTTACCCCGGTCTGAGGCTGAGCGCGAACATCTCCGCCAAGCACTTCAACCACCCGGACTGCGTCTCCCGGCTCACCGCCGCGGTCGCCTCGGTCGGGGTACCGCCCTCGGCCGTCACGCTGGAGATGACCGAGCCGGCCCTGATGGCAGCGCACGTGGGCGGCACCAGCTACTTCGCCGCCCTGCACGAGCAGGGGTTCCGGGTGCTGCTCGACGCCTTCGGCGGCGGGGTCGGCGAGAGGTCGCAGCTGCGCAGCGAGGACGTGCTGCGACTGCCCGTGGACGGCATCAAGATCGACCGGGCGGTGTGCTCCCAGCTGGGCACCCGGGTGGGCGACGCCGTGGTGCGCGGGCTCGTCGACCTCGCTCGCGGCCAGGACCTGCACGTGGTGATCAGCGGGCTGGAAACCACCGAGCAGGCCGAGCTGGCCCAGCAGCTCGGCTGCACCCACGGCCAGGGCTACCTGTGGGCACCACCGGTGCCGGCCGCCGACTTCGCCGGTCTGCTCGTCGCCCCGTAG
- a CDS encoding NAD(P)/FAD-dependent oxidoreductase — protein sequence MAEDTKHDVVIVGAGFAGIAAAERLSRAGVRVLLLDKNNYHQFQPLLYQVATAQISVADVARPLRGIFRGNKLVDVKTAEVASVNPTDRSVTTVDGMTYRGTILVLAAGAEANFFNTPGAKEHTFPLYSVDDAARLASRMLGALDSADSLPHMVDEGGLNVVVVGGGPTGVETAGAIAESIKYVVSEYFTPEFADICSVYLVDMIPTVLAPFTDKSQKYTKKKLAEIGVKLRLGVGVAEVAPDRVTLADGTVIPCRVVVWAGGLKAGELLTSSGLPQGKGGRIDVNPDLTAPGFDGVYVLGDAANITDAKGNHLPQLGSVAQQAGKWAAKNILADLAGRPREPFHYLDKGIMAMVGRGAAVAEVGVKRRQLQGPIAFAAWLGVHAVLLSGARERLGAFLSWGWDYFTHSRPQIVVYRPDAYASGWNETVQRPAPRGPGGGDAATTDAPSGDTPSKAAASGGDSRSAQA from the coding sequence ATGGCTGAAGACACGAAGCACGATGTAGTGATTGTCGGAGCGGGCTTCGCTGGGATCGCGGCCGCCGAGCGCCTCTCCCGCGCCGGGGTGCGGGTGCTGCTGCTCGACAAGAACAACTACCACCAGTTCCAGCCGCTGCTGTACCAGGTGGCGACGGCCCAGATCTCCGTCGCCGACGTGGCCCGACCGCTGCGCGGGATCTTCCGGGGCAACAAGCTGGTCGACGTCAAGACCGCCGAGGTCGCCAGCGTCAACCCCACCGACCGCAGCGTCACCACCGTCGACGGGATGACCTACCGCGGCACCATCCTCGTGCTCGCCGCCGGTGCGGAGGCCAACTTCTTCAACACTCCTGGCGCCAAGGAGCACACCTTCCCGCTGTACTCCGTGGACGACGCCGCTCGGCTGGCGTCCCGGATGCTCGGTGCCCTCGACAGCGCCGACAGCCTGCCCCACATGGTCGACGAGGGCGGCCTCAACGTGGTGGTCGTCGGCGGCGGACCCACCGGGGTGGAGACCGCCGGAGCCATCGCCGAGAGCATCAAGTACGTGGTGTCGGAGTACTTCACCCCGGAGTTCGCCGACATCTGCTCCGTCTACCTGGTGGACATGATCCCCACGGTGCTCGCCCCGTTCACCGACAAGTCGCAGAAGTACACCAAGAAGAAGCTGGCCGAGATCGGCGTGAAGCTCCGGCTGGGCGTGGGGGTGGCCGAGGTGGCCCCCGACCGCGTCACCCTCGCCGACGGCACCGTCATCCCCTGCCGAGTGGTGGTGTGGGCCGGCGGGCTCAAGGCCGGCGAGCTGCTGACCAGCTCCGGGCTGCCGCAGGGCAAGGGCGGGCGCATCGACGTCAACCCCGACCTCACCGCGCCTGGGTTCGACGGTGTCTACGTGCTCGGCGACGCCGCGAACATCACCGACGCCAAGGGCAACCACCTCCCCCAGCTCGGGTCGGTGGCACAGCAGGCCGGCAAGTGGGCCGCCAAGAACATCCTCGCCGACCTCGCCGGCCGTCCGCGCGAGCCGTTCCACTACCTGGACAAGGGCATCATGGCGATGGTCGGCCGGGGCGCGGCCGTGGCCGAGGTCGGGGTCAAGCGGCGCCAGCTGCAGGGCCCCATCGCCTTCGCCGCCTGGCTCGGGGTGCACGCGGTGCTGCTCTCCGGCGCCCGCGAGCGGCTCGGCGCCTTCCTCTCCTGGGGCTGGGACTACTTCACCCACAGCCGCCCGCAGATCGTCGTCTACCGCCCGGACGCCTACGCCAGTGGCTGGAACGAGACCGTGCAGCGCCCTGCGCCGCGCGGTCCCGGCGGCGGCGACGCCGCCACCACCGACGCCCCGTCCGGGGACACCCCCAGCAAGGCCGCGGCCAGCGGCGGGGACAGCCGCAGCGCCCAGGCCTAG
- a CDS encoding wax ester/triacylglycerol synthase family O-acyltransferase — MEWDELHAAGQTWRLRAQLVDRPGTLAALVTSLSARGCNLLGVSVLPVAGEPTELDQAGRVVDELVLRTPQGLEEAELVALVQAQGARFIGMSPASVEELVDTETTVLRAATDLLAGRCSEQVAMRRVLAADTVTYLPAGATPDTAVPAGGHSVVVRLADGRRLLVRRRWAPFTEGELARIPALLELLAAVTAPTRPVPARAPGAATTAAPPGTPSRGRLVRQLSPLDVQFLNAENATTTTHIGNLLIVDPSEVSGGVLTVAGLRELFRSRLHLAPPLRWRLREVPLGLDLPYWEEVSTLDLDHHVREVALPAPGRDAQLGEAVASLAESPLDRDRPLWESYLVSGLAGGLQAIYTKIHHSVIDGVSGAEIMAAILDLTPCPGPVAPPGPAAPHVSGSAPGPAELAGRGFWRAATLPVSLLRSAPHLVPHVLDVPGAASVPGARALESAVSRLSRATGLRSTPPRPPRAPAPPSTPLNRRITAERTFAFLSVPLDEVKAVKNALGLTVNDVVMAMCTTALRRWLVDHDALPESPLVAGMPVSVRTPEQRGTAGNRISFMLAALPTHEPDPAERVRLLHTSLAAAKERFSGSTTSLMEDASALLPQVLHGVASRALFRAAAEVALPFNLLISNVPGPQLALYAGGARVTGTFPLTPISDVSGGLNITVMSYDGHVDFGFTACPQAVPDVWSLADAVRAALVELAELAVPALTGGPVPAWGVGGLVDAPR; from the coding sequence ATGGAATGGGATGAGCTGCACGCGGCCGGTCAGACGTGGCGCCTGCGGGCCCAGCTGGTGGACCGGCCGGGCACCCTGGCCGCGCTGGTGACCTCGCTCTCGGCGCGGGGGTGCAACCTGCTGGGGGTCTCGGTGCTGCCGGTGGCCGGCGAGCCCACCGAGCTCGACCAGGCCGGGCGGGTGGTCGACGAGCTGGTGCTGCGCACGCCCCAGGGTCTCGAGGAGGCCGAGCTGGTGGCGCTGGTGCAGGCACAGGGCGCGCGGTTCATCGGGATGAGCCCGGCGTCGGTGGAGGAGCTGGTGGACACCGAGACCACGGTGCTGCGCGCCGCCACCGACCTCCTCGCCGGGCGCTGCAGCGAGCAGGTGGCGATGCGCCGGGTGCTGGCCGCCGACACGGTCACCTACCTGCCCGCCGGCGCCACCCCCGACACCGCCGTCCCCGCCGGCGGTCACTCCGTGGTGGTGCGGCTGGCGGATGGCCGTCGCCTGCTGGTCCGGAGGCGCTGGGCGCCCTTCACCGAGGGTGAGCTGGCCCGCATCCCCGCGCTGCTGGAGCTGCTGGCCGCGGTGACCGCCCCGACCCGGCCGGTGCCTGCGCGCGCCCCCGGCGCGGCGACCACCGCGGCACCGCCGGGCACGCCCAGCCGGGGCCGGCTGGTCCGCCAGCTCAGCCCGCTGGACGTGCAGTTCCTCAACGCCGAGAACGCCACCACCACCACCCACATCGGCAACCTCCTCATCGTCGACCCCAGCGAGGTCTCCGGCGGGGTGCTCACCGTGGCGGGGCTGCGCGAGCTGTTCCGGTCCCGGCTGCACCTGGCCCCGCCGCTGCGCTGGCGGCTGCGGGAGGTCCCGCTGGGCCTGGACCTGCCCTACTGGGAGGAGGTGAGCACGCTCGACCTGGACCACCACGTCCGGGAGGTGGCGCTGCCTGCCCCCGGCCGCGACGCGCAGCTGGGCGAGGCGGTGGCCTCGCTCGCCGAGTCCCCGCTGGACCGGGACCGCCCGCTCTGGGAGAGCTACCTGGTGTCCGGGCTGGCCGGTGGCCTGCAGGCGATCTACACCAAGATCCACCACTCGGTGATCGACGGCGTCTCCGGCGCCGAGATCATGGCCGCGATCCTGGACCTCACGCCGTGCCCCGGCCCGGTCGCACCCCCTGGCCCGGCCGCACCGCACGTCAGCGGCTCAGCTCCCGGACCGGCCGAGCTGGCCGGGCGCGGCTTCTGGCGGGCCGCGACCCTGCCCGTGTCGCTGCTGCGGAGCGCGCCACACCTGGTGCCGCACGTGCTGGACGTGCCCGGGGCGGCCAGCGTGCCCGGGGCGCGGGCGCTGGAGTCAGCGGTGTCCCGGTTGTCCCGGGCCACCGGCCTGCGCAGCACCCCGCCTCGGCCCCCGCGGGCACCCGCCCCGCCGTCCACCCCGCTGAACCGGCGCATCACCGCTGAGCGCACGTTCGCGTTCCTCTCCGTGCCCCTGGACGAGGTGAAGGCGGTCAAGAACGCCCTCGGTCTCACCGTCAACGACGTGGTGATGGCCATGTGCACCACCGCCCTGCGCCGCTGGTTGGTGGACCACGACGCGCTGCCGGAGTCGCCGCTGGTGGCGGGGATGCCGGTGTCGGTGCGCACGCCCGAGCAGCGTGGCACCGCGGGCAACCGGATCTCCTTCATGCTGGCGGCGCTGCCCACCCACGAGCCCGACCCGGCCGAGCGCGTGCGCCTGCTGCACACCTCGCTGGCCGCGGCCAAGGAGCGCTTCAGCGGCTCCACCACCTCGCTGATGGAGGACGCGAGCGCGCTGCTTCCGCAGGTGCTGCACGGAGTGGCCTCGCGCGCGCTGTTCCGGGCCGCCGCCGAGGTGGCGCTGCCGTTCAACCTGCTCATCTCCAACGTGCCCGGCCCGCAGCTGGCGCTGTACGCCGGCGGCGCCAGGGTGACCGGCACCTTCCCGCTCACGCCGATCAGCGACGTCAGCGGTGGACTGAACATCACGGTGATGTCCTACGACGGCCACGTCGACTTCGGCTTCACCGCCTGCCCGCAGGCGGTGCCGGACGTGTGGTCGCTGGCGGACGCGGTGCGTGCGGCGCTCGTCGAGCTGGCCGAGCTGGCGGTGCCCGCTCTCACTGGCGGCCCCGTGCCCGCCTGGGGTGTCGGGGGACTGGTCGACGCCCCCCGCTGA